One window of Mesorhizobium sp. PAMC28654 genomic DNA carries:
- a CDS encoding DUF2274 domain-containing protein, which yields MADDKPVKVTLELPASLHRDLTAYAEILDRENNHPPTDPVRLIVPMLQRFIAADRGFAKTRRSIGTAKTDS from the coding sequence ATCGCTGATGACAAGCCCGTGAAGGTGACGCTGGAACTCCCCGCCAGCCTTCATCGTGACCTTACGGCTTATGCCGAAATCCTCGACCGGGAAAACAATCATCCGCCGACTGATCCCGTGCGTCTGATCGTGCCCATGCTGCAGCGCTTTATCGCCGCCGATCGAGGCTTTGCGAAAACGCGGCGTTCTATTGGGACCGCAAAGACCGATAGCTGA
- a CDS encoding DUF2285 domain-containing protein: MSNPLSTLPKQVQILSNSLQQEFDAQYRLLLAGGGRFPIFVASEPEPAAPLAAIILLDDDTPDRLAALARFWFALRNPPAAPDDRLTPQRRRRLQQMLRVVDGREAGETYRTIAEVLFPKHHIDAASWAGNAIRETTIRLARDGLKLVDGDYRTLLRRPRRS, translated from the coding sequence ATGAGCAACCCGCTCTCCACTTTACCGAAGCAAGTCCAGATCCTCAGCAATTCCCTTCAACAGGAATTCGATGCTCAATATAGGCTGCTGCTCGCCGGCGGCGGCCGGTTTCCGATTTTTGTCGCCTCGGAGCCGGAGCCGGCCGCTCCGCTCGCGGCCATCATCCTGCTGGATGACGACACGCCGGATCGGCTTGCGGCGCTCGCCCGCTTCTGGTTCGCTTTGCGTAACCCGCCGGCCGCACCCGACGACCGCCTGACACCTCAACGCCGGCGTCGGCTCCAGCAAATGCTTCGCGTCGTGGACGGCCGGGAGGCTGGAGAAACATACCGGACCATCGCCGAGGTGCTGTTTCCGAAACACCACATCGACGCGGCCTCCTGGGCCGGGAACGCTATCCGCGAAACGACCATCCGCTTGGCCCGTGACGGCCTCAAGCTCGTCGACGGCGATTACCGAACCCTGCTGCGCCGTCCACGCAGATCATAG
- a CDS encoding helix-turn-helix transcriptional regulator, which translates to MADSLAGLPPRFLRTPEAARFLGLSDRTLEKHRTYGTGPGYRKLGGRVVYSIEDLQTWADRGAKNSTSDPGRGIVLPAKRQVDSRAAGPVRHR; encoded by the coding sequence ATGGCCGATAGTCTCGCCGGCTTGCCGCCACGTTTCCTGCGCACGCCCGAAGCCGCGCGCTTTCTCGGCCTGTCAGACCGCACCCTCGAGAAGCACCGCACCTACGGGACCGGCCCGGGTTATCGCAAGCTCGGCGGCCGCGTCGTCTATTCCATCGAAGATCTCCAGACCTGGGCCGATCGCGGCGCGAAGAACTCGACCTCCGATCCGGGCCGAGGGATCGTGCTGCCAGCCAAGCGCCAGGTCGACAGCCGCGCCGCCGGCCCCGTTCGCCATCGCTGA
- a CDS encoding replication initiator protein A yields the protein MSSSRNISEREQLDLFRALPGDLAPRDAQDLMAYPFFSLAKSKRLAPINFKAGSIVIRVEAVPEHGMATIWDADVLIWAASQIVEARDAGLRPSRLMGTTPYEILNFIGRGVSLRDYDRLKAALDRLQSTTIATSIRQPTERRMHRFSWINEWKERADSRGRPLGIELIIPDWFYAAVLDDALVLTIDRAYFDLTGGLERWLYRLVRKHGGRQEYGWSFDFIHLHAKSGSLSPLKHFAYDLRDIVRRQPLPGYRLVIEHPPGGAERLSFAPTDLDPFIRAPRRRHANTRPGDKL from the coding sequence GTGTCGTCCAGCCGCAACATCAGCGAACGCGAGCAGCTCGATCTCTTTCGGGCGCTGCCCGGAGACCTCGCGCCGCGTGATGCGCAGGACCTCATGGCCTATCCGTTCTTCTCGCTCGCCAAGTCGAAGCGACTTGCACCCATCAACTTCAAAGCTGGGTCCATCGTCATCCGGGTCGAGGCCGTTCCCGAGCACGGCATGGCGACCATCTGGGATGCCGACGTGCTGATCTGGGCGGCTTCGCAGATCGTCGAGGCGCGCGATGCAGGTCTTCGCCCGTCGCGCCTGATGGGCACGACGCCGTATGAAATCCTCAATTTCATCGGCCGCGGCGTGTCGCTGCGCGACTACGACCGCCTGAAGGCGGCGCTCGACCGGCTTCAGTCCACGACGATCGCTACGTCGATCCGGCAGCCGACCGAGCGGCGGATGCACCGTTTCTCGTGGATCAATGAATGGAAAGAACGGGCTGACAGCCGGGGCCGACCGCTCGGTATCGAGTTGATCATTCCCGACTGGTTCTACGCCGCTGTGCTCGACGATGCGCTCGTGCTCACCATCGACCGGGCCTATTTCGATCTCACCGGCGGCCTTGAGCGCTGGCTGTACCGGCTCGTGCGCAAGCACGGCGGCCGCCAGGAATATGGCTGGAGCTTCGACTTCATCCATCTCCACGCCAAGTCCGGCAGCCTCTCGCCGCTCAAGCACTTCGCCTACGACCTGCGCGACATCGTCCGCCGCCAGCCCTTGCCCGGCTATCGCCTGGTCATCGAGCACCCGCCCGGCGGCGCCGAGCGCCTGTCCTTCGCTCCCACCGACCTGGACCCGTTCATCCGCGCGCCACGTCGACGCCACGCCAACACTCGCCCTGGGGATAAGCTGTGA